From a single Rosa rugosa chromosome 7, drRosRugo1.1, whole genome shotgun sequence genomic region:
- the LOC133721389 gene encoding uncharacterized protein LOC133721389 → MTSKTLRRRLHHGDVDGKAHEHLEASASEDGLNEPLLGNYESSDRHSEESALADLWNDERRMEQLHWTLLFSQLIAQWARWLANIVLGSGSLIGRFLTSATQNGQRTSLLAPALTPVQEVRLKNLRQRLEVPFDGSRVEHQDALKQLWRLAYPDRELPPLKSELWKDMGWQGADPSTDFRGGGFISLENLIFFAQQYPESFHRLLHKQDGTRAEWEYPFAVAGINISFVLAQMLDLQSAKPTSLAGIRFLQLLQEDEMAFDNLYCVTFQMMDAQWLAKRASYMEFNDVMKSTTTQLERELALEDVTSVKDLPAYNLLAK, encoded by the exons ATGACATCTAAGACTTTGCGGAGAAGGCTTCATCATGGAGATGTTGATGGAAAAGCGCACGAGCATTTGGAGGCATCAGCTTCAGAAGATGGTCTTAATGAGCCTCTACTCGGAAACTATGAAAGTTCAGATAGGCATTCGGAG GAATCCGCACTTGCGGACCTCTGGAATGATGAGCGGAGAATGGAACAACTCCACTGGACTTTATTGTTTTCTCAGTTGATTGCGCAGTGGGCACGATGGTTAG CAAATATTGTCCTGGGATCTGGATCACTTATTGGACGGTTTTTGACCTCAGCTACACAAAATGGACAAAGAACTAGTCTGCTTGCACCTGCCCTTACTCCTGTGCAA GAAGTAAGACTCAAAAACCTACGGCAAAGGCTTGAGGTCCCCTTTGATGGTTCTCGTGTGGAGCATCAA GATGCACTAAAACAATTATGGAGGTTGGCTTATCCGGATAGGGAGCTCCCACCTCTTAAATCTGAGCTTTGGAAAGATATGGGTTGGCAAGGTGCAGACCCTTCAACAGATTTTAG AGGTGGAGGGTTTATATCATTGGAGAACCTTATCTTTTTTGCCCAACAATATCCG GAATCATTCCATAGACTGTTGCACAAACAAGATGGAACCCGAGCTGAATGGGAATATCCTTTTGCTGTAGCTGGAATCAATATTTCATTTGTCTTGGCACAAATGTTGGATCTTCAATCAG CAAAGCCAACTTCGTTGGCAGGAATCCGATTCCTACAACTGCTCCAAGAAGATGAAATGGCATTTGATAACCTATATTGTGTAACCTTCCAAATGATGGATGCTCAATGGCTTGCAAAGCGTGCTTCGTATATGGAGTTCAAT GATGTTATGAAGTCTACAACAACTCAGCTAGAGCGTGAGCTTGCCCTCGAAGATGTCACCAGCGTTAAAGATTTACCAGCATACAATCTATTGGCAAAATGA